From the genome of Archaeoglobus neptunius, one region includes:
- a CDS encoding ASKHA domain-containing protein gives MPLITFLPSGKRVEVEKGRTILSAAQDVGEGIRSLCGGKGSCGKCRVAVRKGEVQVISEEAHEKFIKDEGYYLACQTAVVGDVEVFIPPESRLEKQQILKEFFVEERDFNPAVRVEHYTDAFLPEILSEKGYRLSITPEVEEGELTLVIRNGNVIDVLPGKAEVYGLAIDVGTTTIVAALVDLTDGRILNIASDYNGQIIYGEEVLSRVEFARSRRDGIMILQKAVVDSINRLVENLLEGYASPDRIYDVVAAGNTLMTHFLIGKDVEYLFSSSDVKLNRKGYEYRGIELGLRVNDKAGFYALPSVGRFIGGDIVGDIIASKIVDSATISLMVDLGTNGEIVIGSEGWAMATSVASGPAFEGYEIKHGSRAVEGAIDHVKIEGDEVVYSVVGNTKPRSICGSGLIDLLAELFKNGIVDVQGTLKRDHPRVILTEDGAEFVVAEADESATGKPITFTEKDIETLIKSKAAVCAGIAVLVKKAGLSMKDIDDFYIAGAFGYYIDFDNAVTIGLFPEMRARVHQIGNGSLAGAYMVLTSRRKRELADTIAAMFAYFDLATDADFVDEYRAAISLPGKAELFPEIYAKYV, from the coding sequence ATGCCTTTGATCACGTTTCTCCCTTCCGGCAAAAGAGTTGAGGTGGAAAAGGGTAGAACGATCCTCTCTGCAGCACAGGATGTTGGTGAGGGAATAAGAAGTTTATGCGGCGGAAAGGGAAGTTGCGGGAAGTGCAGGGTTGCGGTCAGAAAGGGGGAAGTTCAGGTTATAAGCGAGGAGGCACATGAGAAATTTATAAAGGATGAAGGATATTATTTGGCCTGTCAGACTGCTGTTGTTGGTGATGTTGAGGTGTTTATCCCTCCAGAATCGAGGCTTGAAAAGCAGCAGATCCTTAAAGAGTTTTTTGTTGAGGAGAGAGATTTTAATCCCGCTGTAAGGGTTGAGCATTATACCGATGCATTTCTGCCGGAAATTCTTAGCGAAAAAGGTTACAGACTCAGCATAACTCCTGAGGTTGAGGAAGGTGAGCTGACTCTGGTGATCAGAAATGGTAACGTAATAGACGTTCTTCCGGGGAAAGCAGAGGTGTACGGTCTGGCCATAGATGTGGGTACAACCACAATCGTTGCTGCCCTGGTTGATTTAACAGACGGAAGAATTTTGAACATAGCATCCGACTACAACGGACAGATAATCTACGGTGAAGAGGTACTGAGCAGGGTTGAATTTGCCAGAAGCAGACGTGATGGGATCATGATTTTGCAGAAAGCTGTTGTGGACTCCATAAACCGGTTGGTTGAGAATCTGCTCGAGGGCTATGCATCTCCAGATAGGATATACGATGTTGTTGCGGCCGGTAATACACTAATGACGCACTTTCTTATTGGCAAGGATGTTGAGTATCTGTTCTCCTCATCCGACGTGAAGCTGAACAGGAAGGGATACGAGTATCGGGGCATCGAACTGGGGTTGAGAGTCAATGATAAGGCAGGCTTCTATGCTCTTCCCTCCGTTGGGAGATTCATCGGTGGCGATATCGTCGGAGACATTATAGCATCGAAAATCGTAGACTCTGCGACAATATCCCTGATGGTTGATCTCGGAACGAATGGAGAGATAGTCATAGGAAGTGAAGGCTGGGCCATGGCCACAAGCGTTGCAAGTGGTCCGGCTTTTGAGGGCTACGAGATAAAACATGGTAGCAGGGCTGTTGAAGGGGCAATAGACCACGTCAAAATTGAGGGAGATGAGGTGGTTTACTCCGTCGTAGGGAATACAAAACCCAGGAGCATCTGTGGGAGCGGTTTGATCGATCTACTGGCGGAACTCTTCAAGAATGGCATTGTGGATGTACAGGGAACGTTGAAGAGAGATCACCCGAGAGTCATTCTAACGGAAGATGGGGCGGAGTTCGTGGTTGCTGAGGCTGATGAATCTGCAACCGGGAAGCCCATAACGTTTACAGAGAAAGATATAGAGACGCTGATAAAATCTAAGGCTGCAGTGTGTGCGGGAATTGCCGTGCTTGTGAAAAAGGCCGGGTTAAGCATGAAGGATATTGACGACTTTTATATCGCTGGTGCCTTCGGCTACTACATAGATTTCGACAATGCGGTAACCATAGGTTTGTTCCCGGAGATGAGGGCCAGAGTCCACCAGATAGGCAACGGTTCTCTGGCTGGGGCGTACATGGTTCTGACATCAAGAAGAAAAAGAGAGCTGGCAGATACAATAGCGGCAATGTTTGCATACTTCGACCTAGCAACAGATGCGGATTTTGTGGACGAGTACAGGGCTGCTATCAGCTTGCCGGGAAAGGCCGAGCTATTTCCGGAGATATATGCAAAGTACGTTTAG
- a CDS encoding menaquinone biosynthesis family protein produces MKVAHTPDADDAFMFYAMTHGKVETWLEIEHVIEDIETLNRKALKGEYEVTALSAHAYALLDEKYRILSAGASVGDGYGPIVVAKKEMKLEGKRIAVPGSYTTASLLLKLAVDNFEVVEMTFDAVIDAVLSGECDAGLLIHEGQITYRDYNLVCLLDLWDWWKSETGGLPLPLGLNAIRRDLPDDMQREFLRVLRASINYALENVDEAIDYAMKFSRGLDRERVRKFALMYVNEYTYKMPESVVKALELLYNMSEEKGILKKPKLDILEQEMA; encoded by the coding sequence ATGAAGGTTGCACACACACCCGATGCCGACGATGCCTTCATGTTCTACGCCATGACTCACGGAAAGGTTGAAACATGGCTGGAAATCGAACACGTGATTGAGGACATCGAAACCCTCAACAGAAAAGCTCTTAAAGGTGAATATGAGGTTACCGCACTCTCAGCTCACGCTTACGCTCTTCTTGACGAAAAATACAGAATTCTGTCTGCTGGGGCTAGCGTGGGAGATGGATACGGGCCAATTGTTGTTGCAAAGAAGGAGATGAAGCTTGAAGGTAAGAGAATAGCTGTACCGGGAAGCTACACCACTGCCAGCTTGCTGCTGAAGCTTGCAGTAGACAATTTTGAGGTCGTTGAGATGACCTTTGACGCAGTAATTGATGCCGTGCTTAGTGGCGAGTGTGATGCGGGACTGCTGATCCATGAGGGTCAGATCACCTACAGAGACTACAACCTGGTCTGCCTGCTTGATCTCTGGGACTGGTGGAAGAGTGAGACTGGAGGTCTGCCGTTACCTCTTGGCCTCAACGCAATCAGAAGAGATCTGCCTGATGACATGCAGAGGGAGTTTCTGAGGGTATTGAGGGCAAGCATAAATTACGCCCTTGAAAACGTTGATGAGGCCATAGATTATGCTATGAAGTTCTCGAGGGGCCTGGACAGAGAGAGGGTGAGGAAATTCGCACTGATGTACGTTAACGAATACACCTACAAAATGCCGGAAAGTGTTGTTAAAGCTCTTGAACTGCTTTACAATATGTCTGAGGAGAAAGGGATCCTCAAAAAACCAAAACTAGACATTTTAGAACAGGAAATGGCTTGA
- a CDS encoding LysE family transporter: MLSFVLKVVLISTSGALAPGPLTAATAASGLKYRWRGGFWISVGHAVVELPLVVLIALGVAAVLTRKDVAAMLSFFGGIMLLFFSYLTAKSAIKVKSLDDWGKASSPFLTGIGLTALNPFFIAWWASVGASLIREALSLWGMAGIVVLYVSHVWLDFAWLILLAHVTSLSSFSLKIYRSLLFALAILVALFGLDFIHYALTSSHFLF; encoded by the coding sequence ATGTTATCTTTTGTTTTAAAGGTTGTCCTGATAAGTACGTCGGGTGCTCTGGCTCCCGGTCCGCTTACCGCAGCAACGGCTGCAAGCGGTTTGAAGTACAGATGGAGGGGCGGATTCTGGATAAGTGTGGGGCATGCGGTGGTTGAGCTACCTCTGGTTGTGCTCATCGCACTGGGTGTTGCCGCAGTTTTAACAAGAAAAGATGTGGCAGCGATGCTCAGCTTTTTTGGTGGAATAATGCTGCTCTTTTTCAGCTATCTCACAGCAAAAAGCGCAATTAAGGTTAAATCGCTTGATGATTGGGGCAAAGCGTCATCACCTTTTCTAACGGGAATCGGCCTAACCGCACTCAATCCGTTTTTCATAGCTTGGTGGGCCAGTGTAGGGGCAAGCCTTATAAGGGAAGCTCTTTCCTTGTGGGGGATGGCCGGAATTGTTGTTCTGTATGTCAGTCACGTATGGCTGGATTTCGCATGGTTGATTCTTCTTGCCCACGTGACGTCTCTGAGCAGTTTCAGTCTTAAAATATACAGATCTCTGCTTTTTGCACTAGCCATCCTCGTTGCTCTGTTCGGACTTGATTTTATACACTACGCCTTAACTTCAAGCCATTTCCTGTTCTAA
- a CDS encoding thiamine pyrophosphate-dependent enzyme: MKFFGSGHGACPGCGLPIAVKTVLNVLEGKVFAVNSTGCLEIISSQYGKNAWNVPYIHSLFENAAAVAAGVEAALRAMKRKDEGYVVVFAGDGATADIGIGTLSGAFDRNHDILYICLDNEAYQNTGHQQSGLTPPGESTTTTPAGRVLPGKVGRKKDMISIAVAHGIPYVASSSVGYISDIRRKVKKAVKFEGAKYIQIHSPCVTGWGIDGSLSIKVARLAVETGLYPLVEYEYGKLTSVKKIKDRKPVEEYLKLQRRFRHLFTHERGREMIEVLQKFADENAEKYGLDLRKEE; the protein is encoded by the coding sequence GTGAAGTTTTTCGGCAGCGGACATGGAGCCTGTCCTGGATGCGGTTTGCCCATAGCGGTCAAAACTGTTCTGAATGTTCTCGAGGGAAAGGTTTTTGCTGTCAACTCTACAGGATGTCTGGAAATCATAAGCTCGCAGTACGGAAAGAATGCCTGGAACGTACCGTACATTCATTCTCTCTTTGAGAATGCAGCAGCCGTGGCAGCGGGTGTTGAGGCTGCTTTAAGAGCGATGAAAAGGAAGGATGAGGGGTACGTGGTGGTCTTTGCGGGAGACGGTGCTACCGCAGACATTGGTATTGGAACTCTCAGCGGCGCTTTCGACAGAAATCACGACATTCTTTACATTTGTCTTGACAATGAGGCGTACCAGAACACCGGACATCAGCAGAGTGGCTTAACACCTCCCGGCGAGTCAACAACCACAACTCCGGCGGGCAGAGTTCTACCGGGCAAGGTTGGTAGAAAGAAAGACATGATATCCATTGCTGTTGCACACGGCATTCCTTATGTAGCGTCATCTTCAGTTGGGTACATTTCCGACATCAGAAGAAAAGTTAAGAAAGCTGTAAAGTTTGAAGGTGCAAAGTACATCCAGATCCATTCGCCCTGTGTTACCGGCTGGGGAATTGATGGTAGCCTGTCCATCAAGGTTGCAAGACTTGCTGTTGAAACCGGCCTTTATCCACTGGTTGAGTACGAATACGGAAAGCTCACCTCAGTGAAAAAGATAAAGGACAGGAAGCCAGTTGAAGAGTATCTCAAGCTTCAGAGGAGATTCAGACACCTTTTTACTCATGAAAGAGGCAGAGAAATGATTGAGGTTCTGCAAAAATTCGCCGATGAAAACGCAGAGAAATACGGCCTGGATTTGAGGAAAGAAGAATAA